In the Haliaeetus albicilla chromosome 7, bHalAlb1.1, whole genome shotgun sequence genome, one interval contains:
- the MED24 gene encoding mediator of RNA polymerase II transcription subunit 24 isoform X1 has product MKVVNLKQAILQAWKERWSDYQWAINMKRFFPRGATWDILNLAEALLEQAMIGPSPNPLILSYLKYAISSQMVSYSTVLTAISKFDDFSRDLCVQSLLEIMDMFCDRLSCHGKAEECIGLCRALMSALNWLLRCAAFYTEKVKETLEQAAAESQLKMCLERLEKMLSSTKNRALIHIAKLEETSSWSTVEQSLIKLGENLNSLSNSPLRSQADDCVSLIKSIPTMLSVHSEQLNKTGFPTVHAVVLLEGTMNLTGETQPLVEQLMMVKRMQRIPSPLFVLEIWKACFVGLIESPEGTEELKWTAFTFLKIPQVLVKLKKYPQGEKDFTEDVNCAFEFLLKLTPLLDKADQRCNCDCTSLLLQECSKQGLLSEANMTNLVAKRTADREHAPRLKSAENANIQPNPGLILRAEPTVTNILKTMDADHSKSPEGLLGVLGHMLSGKSLDLLLAAAAATGKLKSFARKFIKLNEFTKHITGEGSKSAPVRALLFDISFLMLCHVAQTYGSEVILSELSPAGEVPFFETWMLTCMPEEGKILNPDHPCFRPDSTKVESLVALLNNSSEMKLVQMKWHEACLSISAAILEILNAWENSVLTFESIQKITDNIKGKVCSMAVCAVAWLVAHVRMLGLDEREKSLQMIRQLATPLHGENTLQFYNERVVIMSSILEHMCADVLQQTATQIKFPSTGMDTIPYWNLLPPKKPIKEVLTSVFTKVLEKGWVDSRSIHIFDTLLHMGGVYWFCNNLVKELLKETRKEHTLRAVELLYAIFCLDMQQLTLTLLGHILPNLLTDSSKWHTLMDPPGKALAKLSVWCALSSYSSHNKGQASARQKKRHREDIEDYTSLFPLDDTQPSKLMRLLSSNEEDANILSSPNRSMSSSLSASQLHTVSMRDPLNRVLANLFLLISSILGAKTAGTHTQFVQWFMEECVDCLEQGSRGSILQFMPFTMVSELVKVSTMSSPKIVLAITDLSLPLGRRVAAKAIAAL; this is encoded by the exons ATGAAGGTGGTGAACCTGAAGCAGGCCATCCTGCAGGCCTGGAAGGAGCGATGGAGCGACTATCAGTGGGCCATAAATATGAAGCGGTTCTTTCCCCGTGGAGCCACCTGGGACATCCTCAACTTGGCAG AGGCTCTTCTGGAGCAGGCGATGATTGGGCCATCACCGAACCCACTTATCTTGTCCTACCTGAAATACGCTATCAGCTCCCAG ATGGTGTCTTATTCCACGGTCCTGACGGCCATCAGCAAG TTTGATGACTTCTCCCGGGACCTGTGTGTCCAGTCACTCTTGGAGATCATGGACATGTTCTGTGACCGCCTCAG ctgccaCGGCAAAGCAGAGGAGTGCATTGGCCTCTGCCGGGCGCTGATGAGTGCCCTCAACTGGCTCCTGCGCTGCGCGGCCTTCTACACCGAGAAGGTGAAGGAAacgctggagcaggcagcagctgagagCCAGCTGAAGATGTGTCTGGAGCGGCTGGAGAAGATGCTCAGCAGCACCAAGAACCGCGCCCTGATCCACATCGCCAAGCTGGAGGAGACGT cctccTGGAGCACTGTGGAGCAGTCCCTCATCAAGCTGGGGGAGAACCTGAACAGCCTCAGCAACTCCCCGCTGCGAAGCCAGGCTGACGACTGTGTCTCCCTCATCAAGAG TATCCCCACCATGCTCTCGGTCCACTCCGAGCAGCTGAACAAGACTGGCTTCCCCACTGTGCatgctgtggtgctgctggagggcaCCATGAACCTCACGGGAGAGACCCAGCCGCTGGTAGAGCAGCTGATGATGGTGAAGAGGATGCAG CGCATCCCCTCCCCGCTCTTCGTGCTGGAGATCTGGAAGGCCTGTTTTGTGGGCCTCATCGAGTCCCCGGAGGGCACAGAGGAGCTGAAGTGGACAGCCTTCACCTTCCTGAAG ATCCCCCAGGTCCTGGTTAAACTCAAGAAGTATCCCCAAGGGGAGAAG GACTTCACTGAGGACGTGAACTGTGCCTTCGAATTCCTGCTGAAGCTGACGCCTCTGCTTGACAAAGCAGATCAGCGATGCAA ctgcGACTGCACGAGTCTACTCCTGCAGGAGTGCAGCAAGCAAGGGCTGCTTTCGGAGGCCAACATGACCAACCTGGTTGCCAAACG GACGGCGGACAGAGAACACGCTCCACGCTTGAAATCAGCAGAGAATGCCAACATCCAGCCAAACCCGGGGCTCATCCTGAGGGCCGAGCCGACTGTCACCAACATCCTGAAG aCCATGGATGCGGATCACTCCAAGTCCCCCGAGGGTTTGCTGGGGGTCTTGGGTCACATGCTGTCTGGGAAGAGCCTGGACTtactgctggcagcagcagcagcgacCGGCAAGCTGAAATCCTTTGCTCGGAAGTTCATCAA GCTGAATGAATTCACGAAGCACATCACTGGAGAAGGCT CCAAATCAGCCCCGGTTCGTGCCCTGCTCTTCGACATCTCTTTCCTCATGCTGTGCCATGTGGCCCAGACCTACGGCTCGGAG GTGATCCTGTCGGAGTTGAGCCCGGCAGGCGAGGTGCCCTTCTTCGAGACCTGGATGCTGACCTGCATGCCGGAGGAGGGGAAGATTCTCAACCCTGACCACCCCTGCTTCCGCCCCGACTCCACCAAGGTGGAGTCCCTGGTCGCCCTCCTCAACAACTCCTCCGAGATGAAGCTGGT GCAGATGAAGTGGCATGAGGCATGTCTGAGCATCTCAGCCGCCATCCTGGAGATCCTCAATGCCTGGGAGAATAGCGTCCTCACTTTTGAGTCGATCCAG AAAATCACAGACAACATCAAGGGGAAGGTGTGCAGCATGGCAGTGTGTGCAGTGGCCTGGCTGGTGGCCCATGTCCGCATGCTGGGCTTGGATGAGCGAGAGAAGTCCCTGCAGATGATCCGGCAGCTGGCCACCCCCCTGCACGGCGAGAACACGCTGCAGTTCTACAATGAGCG CGTGGTGATCATGAGCTCCATCCTGGAGCACATGTGTGCGGACGTCCTGCAGCAGACAGCCACGCAGATCAAGTTCCCCTCCACGGGCATGGACACCATACCCTACTGGAACCTGCTGCCCCCCAAGAAGCCCATCAAGGAGGTGCTGACGAGCGTGTTCACCAAGGTGCTGGAGAAGGGCTGGGTCGACAGCCGCTCCATCCACATCTTCGACACCCTGCTGCACATGGGGGGCGTCTACTGGTTCTGCAACAACCTGGTCAAG gagctgctgaaggagaCGCGGAAGGAGCACACGCTGCGAGCTGTGGAGCTGCTCTATGCCATCTTCTGCCTGGACATGCAGCAGCTGACACTGACCCTGCTGGGCCACATTCTGCCCAACCTGCTCACGGACTCCTCCAAGTGGCACACACTCATGGACCCGCCGGGAAAGGCCCTGGCCAA GCTCTCTGTCTGGTGTGCCCTGAGCTCCTACTCCTCCCACAACAAGGGCCAGGCATCCGCCAGGCAGAAGAAGAGGCACCGGGAGGATATTGAG gATTACACCAGCCTGTTCCCACTGGATGACACACAGCCCTCCAAGCTCATGCGCCTGCTGAGCTCCAATGAGGAGGACGCCAACATCCTCTCCAGCCCCA ATCGCTCGATGAGCAGCTCGCTCTCTGCCTCCCAGCTTCACACCGTCAGCATGAGGGACCCGCTGAACAGGGTGCTAG CAAACCTCTTCCTGCTTATCTCTTCCATCCTGGGGGCCAAGACGGCTGGCACCCACACCCAGTTTGTCCAGTGGTTCATGGAGGAGTGCGTGGACTGCCTGGAGCAGGGCAGCCGCGGCAGCATCCTCCAGTTCATGCCCTTCACCATG GTTTCGGAGCTGGTGAAAGTGTCCACCATGTCCAGTCCCAAAATTGTCCTGGCCATCACGGATCTCAGCCTGCCCCTGGGCCGTCGTGTTGCTGCCAAGGCCATCGCTGCGCTGTGA
- the MED24 gene encoding mediator of RNA polymerase II transcription subunit 24 isoform X2 yields MDMFCDRLSCHGKAEECIGLCRALMSALNWLLRCAAFYTEKVKETLEQAAAESQLKMCLERLEKMLSSTKNRALIHIAKLEETSSWSTVEQSLIKLGENLNSLSNSPLRSQADDCVSLIKSIPTMLSVHSEQLNKTGFPTVHAVVLLEGTMNLTGETQPLVEQLMMVKRMQRIPSPLFVLEIWKACFVGLIESPEGTEELKWTAFTFLKIPQVLVKLKKYPQGEKDFTEDVNCAFEFLLKLTPLLDKADQRCNCDCTSLLLQECSKQGLLSEANMTNLVAKRTADREHAPRLKSAENANIQPNPGLILRAEPTVTNILKTMDADHSKSPEGLLGVLGHMLSGKSLDLLLAAAAATGKLKSFARKFIKLNEFTKHITGEGSKSAPVRALLFDISFLMLCHVAQTYGSEVILSELSPAGEVPFFETWMLTCMPEEGKILNPDHPCFRPDSTKVESLVALLNNSSEMKLVQMKWHEACLSISAAILEILNAWENSVLTFESIQKITDNIKGKVCSMAVCAVAWLVAHVRMLGLDEREKSLQMIRQLATPLHGENTLQFYNERVVIMSSILEHMCADVLQQTATQIKFPSTGMDTIPYWNLLPPKKPIKEVLTSVFTKVLEKGWVDSRSIHIFDTLLHMGGVYWFCNNLVKELLKETRKEHTLRAVELLYAIFCLDMQQLTLTLLGHILPNLLTDSSKWHTLMDPPGKALAKLSVWCALSSYSSHNKGQASARQKKRHREDIEDYTSLFPLDDTQPSKLMRLLSSNEEDANILSSPNRSMSSSLSASQLHTVSMRDPLNRVLANLFLLISSILGAKTAGTHTQFVQWFMEECVDCLEQGSRGSILQFMPFTMVSELVKVSTMSSPKIVLAITDLSLPLGRRVAAKAIAAL; encoded by the exons ATGGACATGTTCTGTGACCGCCTCAG ctgccaCGGCAAAGCAGAGGAGTGCATTGGCCTCTGCCGGGCGCTGATGAGTGCCCTCAACTGGCTCCTGCGCTGCGCGGCCTTCTACACCGAGAAGGTGAAGGAAacgctggagcaggcagcagctgagagCCAGCTGAAGATGTGTCTGGAGCGGCTGGAGAAGATGCTCAGCAGCACCAAGAACCGCGCCCTGATCCACATCGCCAAGCTGGAGGAGACGT cctccTGGAGCACTGTGGAGCAGTCCCTCATCAAGCTGGGGGAGAACCTGAACAGCCTCAGCAACTCCCCGCTGCGAAGCCAGGCTGACGACTGTGTCTCCCTCATCAAGAG TATCCCCACCATGCTCTCGGTCCACTCCGAGCAGCTGAACAAGACTGGCTTCCCCACTGTGCatgctgtggtgctgctggagggcaCCATGAACCTCACGGGAGAGACCCAGCCGCTGGTAGAGCAGCTGATGATGGTGAAGAGGATGCAG CGCATCCCCTCCCCGCTCTTCGTGCTGGAGATCTGGAAGGCCTGTTTTGTGGGCCTCATCGAGTCCCCGGAGGGCACAGAGGAGCTGAAGTGGACAGCCTTCACCTTCCTGAAG ATCCCCCAGGTCCTGGTTAAACTCAAGAAGTATCCCCAAGGGGAGAAG GACTTCACTGAGGACGTGAACTGTGCCTTCGAATTCCTGCTGAAGCTGACGCCTCTGCTTGACAAAGCAGATCAGCGATGCAA ctgcGACTGCACGAGTCTACTCCTGCAGGAGTGCAGCAAGCAAGGGCTGCTTTCGGAGGCCAACATGACCAACCTGGTTGCCAAACG GACGGCGGACAGAGAACACGCTCCACGCTTGAAATCAGCAGAGAATGCCAACATCCAGCCAAACCCGGGGCTCATCCTGAGGGCCGAGCCGACTGTCACCAACATCCTGAAG aCCATGGATGCGGATCACTCCAAGTCCCCCGAGGGTTTGCTGGGGGTCTTGGGTCACATGCTGTCTGGGAAGAGCCTGGACTtactgctggcagcagcagcagcgacCGGCAAGCTGAAATCCTTTGCTCGGAAGTTCATCAA GCTGAATGAATTCACGAAGCACATCACTGGAGAAGGCT CCAAATCAGCCCCGGTTCGTGCCCTGCTCTTCGACATCTCTTTCCTCATGCTGTGCCATGTGGCCCAGACCTACGGCTCGGAG GTGATCCTGTCGGAGTTGAGCCCGGCAGGCGAGGTGCCCTTCTTCGAGACCTGGATGCTGACCTGCATGCCGGAGGAGGGGAAGATTCTCAACCCTGACCACCCCTGCTTCCGCCCCGACTCCACCAAGGTGGAGTCCCTGGTCGCCCTCCTCAACAACTCCTCCGAGATGAAGCTGGT GCAGATGAAGTGGCATGAGGCATGTCTGAGCATCTCAGCCGCCATCCTGGAGATCCTCAATGCCTGGGAGAATAGCGTCCTCACTTTTGAGTCGATCCAG AAAATCACAGACAACATCAAGGGGAAGGTGTGCAGCATGGCAGTGTGTGCAGTGGCCTGGCTGGTGGCCCATGTCCGCATGCTGGGCTTGGATGAGCGAGAGAAGTCCCTGCAGATGATCCGGCAGCTGGCCACCCCCCTGCACGGCGAGAACACGCTGCAGTTCTACAATGAGCG CGTGGTGATCATGAGCTCCATCCTGGAGCACATGTGTGCGGACGTCCTGCAGCAGACAGCCACGCAGATCAAGTTCCCCTCCACGGGCATGGACACCATACCCTACTGGAACCTGCTGCCCCCCAAGAAGCCCATCAAGGAGGTGCTGACGAGCGTGTTCACCAAGGTGCTGGAGAAGGGCTGGGTCGACAGCCGCTCCATCCACATCTTCGACACCCTGCTGCACATGGGGGGCGTCTACTGGTTCTGCAACAACCTGGTCAAG gagctgctgaaggagaCGCGGAAGGAGCACACGCTGCGAGCTGTGGAGCTGCTCTATGCCATCTTCTGCCTGGACATGCAGCAGCTGACACTGACCCTGCTGGGCCACATTCTGCCCAACCTGCTCACGGACTCCTCCAAGTGGCACACACTCATGGACCCGCCGGGAAAGGCCCTGGCCAA GCTCTCTGTCTGGTGTGCCCTGAGCTCCTACTCCTCCCACAACAAGGGCCAGGCATCCGCCAGGCAGAAGAAGAGGCACCGGGAGGATATTGAG gATTACACCAGCCTGTTCCCACTGGATGACACACAGCCCTCCAAGCTCATGCGCCTGCTGAGCTCCAATGAGGAGGACGCCAACATCCTCTCCAGCCCCA ATCGCTCGATGAGCAGCTCGCTCTCTGCCTCCCAGCTTCACACCGTCAGCATGAGGGACCCGCTGAACAGGGTGCTAG CAAACCTCTTCCTGCTTATCTCTTCCATCCTGGGGGCCAAGACGGCTGGCACCCACACCCAGTTTGTCCAGTGGTTCATGGAGGAGTGCGTGGACTGCCTGGAGCAGGGCAGCCGCGGCAGCATCCTCCAGTTCATGCCCTTCACCATG GTTTCGGAGCTGGTGAAAGTGTCCACCATGTCCAGTCCCAAAATTGTCCTGGCCATCACGGATCTCAGCCTGCCCCTGGGCCGTCGTGTTGCTGCCAAGGCCATCGCTGCGCTGTGA
- the CSF3 gene encoding granulocyte colony-stimulating factor: protein MRPRRTGAGASCAGPGPRLQRGGDTKPNTMCSLTRMLALLLGTLLWAPWRTLHGAPLAELSGDHGFQVFLQKNLEFTRKIKGDVAALQRVVCDTFQLCKEEELLLVRQDLGITQAPLEQCHSRTFQAEACFSQIRDGLRIYHGSLAAVRELLPGHTGLVETLQLDAANLSSNIQQQMEDLGLATVTYPTESRGPLPALSSHFHHQVGGFFVLANFQRFLETAYRALRHLTRL, encoded by the exons ATGAGGCCGCGCAGAACCGGGGCAGGAGCGAGCTGTGCTGGGCCGGGGCCGCGCTTGCAGAGAGGAGGAGACACCAAGCCGAACACCATGTGCTCCCTCACCC GcatgctggcactgctgctgggCACGCTGCTGTGGGCGCCGTGGCGGACGCTGCACGGGGCACCGCTGGCCGAGCTCTCGGGAGACCATGGATTCCAGGTCTTCCTGCAGAAGAACCTCGAGTTCACCCGCAAGATCAAGGGGGACGTGGCCGCGCTGCAGCGCGTGGTG TGCGACACTTTCCAGCTGTGCAaggaggaagagctgctgctggtgcgGCAGGACCTGGGCATCACACAGGCGCCGCTGGAGCAGTGCCACAGCCGCACCTTCCAGGCG GAGGCCTGCTTCAGCCAGATCCGTGATGGGCTCCGCATCTACCACGGCTCCCTCGCCGCCGTCCGGGAACTGCTGCCCGGGCACACCGGGCTGGTGGAGACCCTGCAGCTGGATGCTGCCAACCTCTCTTCCAACATCCAGCAGCAG ATGGAGGACCTGGGTCTGGCCACGGTGACGTACCCCACGGAAAGCCGGGGCCCCCTCCCCGCCTTGTCCTCCCACTTCCACCACCAGGTTGGCGGCTTCTTCGTCCTGGCCAACTTCCAGCGGTTCCTGGAGACGGCGTACCGGGCGCTGCGGCACCTCACCCGCCTCTGA